One Gopherus evgoodei ecotype Sinaloan lineage chromosome 1, rGopEvg1_v1.p, whole genome shotgun sequence genomic window, agcctgccttagcgccACTGACTGGGATCCACCCGAGGTAAGCCCgctccccgagcccctgccctgaggctcctcccccaaacctggagccccttcctgcacccgaaacccctcgtccccagccccacctcagagcctgcaccccccaactggagctctcacccctcctgcaccccagctccctgccccagcccagtgaaagtgagtgaagatgggggagagtgagccaccgagggagggggaatgtagtgaatggagggcggggcctcagggaaggggcggggcctcagggaaggggtggggctagggtgtttggttttgtgtgactagaaagttggcaaccctacccctaCACAAGCTACCTAACGGCCCCTGTGACTGCCCACGCTGCAAACAGGCCCTCTGACCCACCCCCTGCAACCCAGCAAACAGGCTGCattgcaccccagccccctccacacaccctcaccccacccagcTAACGGTTCCTGTGACCCAGTCTCCACAACCCAGCTAACAGACCCCTtgacaccccccagcccctccaaaaACAGGACCCATGGCCCATCCCCCACAACCCAGCTAACAGGCCCTTtgacaccccccagcccctccaaaaACAGGACCCATGACTCATCCCCCACAACCCAGCTAACAGGCCCTTTGACACCCCTCAGCCCCTCCAAAAACAGGACCCATGACCCATCCCCCACAACCCAGCTAACAGACCCCTtgacaccccccagcccctccaaaaACAGGACCCATGGCCCATCCCCCACAACCCAGCTAACGGACCCCTTGACAACCCTCAGCCCCTCCAAAAACAGGACCCATGGCCCATCCCCCCACAACCCAGCTAACAGACCCCTtgacaccccccagcccctccaaaaACAGGACCCATGGCCCATCCCCCACAACCCAGCTAACAGGCCCTTTgacaccccacagcccctccaaAAACAGGACCCATGACCCATCCCCCACAACCCAGCTAACAGACCCCTTGACACCCCTCAGCCCCTCCAAAAATAGGACCCATGACCCATCCCCCACAACCCAGCTAACAGACCCCTTGACACCCCTCAGCCCCTCCAAAAACAGGACCCATGACCCATCCCCCACAACCCAGCTAACAGGCCCTTTGACACCCCTCAGCCCCTCCAAAAACAGGACCTGTGACTgacccaccccctgcagcccagacacCCTGACTGCCCCATCACCCCTCCCAGCTAGCAGGCCCTGTGACCGCAGCCTCACCCCTGCTAACAGGCCCCGTGACCTCCATATGTGACTAGctaatcccccccccccgtgtctcCATTGCAGACTCGCTGGCCGGGGACGATCACGCCTTCTGCccgggcgaggaggaggaggaggtgagtgaGGGGGTTGGCGGGGCTGGCCTGCGCGTGGGTGAACACCGACACCCCCAGCAAGGCAGGGCCTGTGAGCACCATGCCCCTGGTGCAAGAGGCCAGCTGGGCTGTTAACCATTACGCACTTCGCAGGCTGCCAGACTTTCCATGGAGTGTCCCCCGAAAGCCCTGAGCTCGCCCCTCCTGCCGCACAGCGCTGACTCTGCTAGCCAGTGGGCTGGCTGCTGagccccggggggtgggggaatcctTTTGGCTGCATGGACTGACTGCCCTTGTGTTGCCAGGAGTCCTGTTTTCAAGTGGGATGctcggtcgaaaagggaccctggcggctccatcCGTACTGCTGATGGGGCAGTTAAGTCCAGTCggcggggctgaggcaggctccctgcctgccctggctccgtgtgGCTGCCGCGTCCGGCTCCTAgacacaggggcagccagggaggctccacacgctgcctccACCAGGAGTGCCGGctttgcaactcccattggccaggaaccgcagccaatgggcaCTGCGGAGGCGGCACCTGCAGGAgtgggcagtgcgcagagccacctgtctGCACTTTTGCcaaggagccagacatgccagtcgcttctgggagccgcctgaggtcagtgccccctggctggagccctcacctcatACCCCTTCAGGCacctcaaccccttgccccagccctgagcctcctcccagagcccacaccccctcctgcacctcaacccccagccctgagccccctcctggagcccgtaccccctcctgcaccctaactccatgccccagccctgagccccctcccacatctcaaacccctcatccttggccccaccctagagcccacacccccagccggagccttcaCCCTCCACAatgcaaccccctgcctcagcctggagctccttcccacaccctgcacctctcatttctggccccaccccagagcctgccccagccccgtgaaagtgagtgagggtgggggagggtgagggactgagggaggggggatggagtgagtggggacagggatggagtggggtctcagagaaggggcggggcaatgTTAgcttttgtgcgattagaaagttggccccTTTACTTTGCCCTCTCCCCTGGGTCTGTCACTGCCCCAGTAACCGGCGCCTCCCGTCTCtcttgcagctgcagaaactgacGACGCTGACGATAGcgggtgagtgtggggagggcagGCCGCGGCGCCTGGCGTGGGGATGGGGCTAGTCTGCTCTCCGATCTACCGAGTCCTGGGGCAAGGCCCCTCTGCTGCCCGGTTAAACTCCTCCGTCCCTCGGGTGCCCTGCAAGCTGACAGAGTGCCTAGGTCTGCGACAGGCCAGTGGGGCTGCCAGCTGCTGGCGCGGCCTGAGGCCGGGGACTGTGACGGGCCCCAGTGGATGATCTCATGGGCCGGGACGCTAGCCAGGGCGTCTCTCGGCCTCGCCCCGGCCTATGGGCAGGATCACTGCAGCGCGGCCGCCGAGGGCCAGCAAAGTCTTGTCACCACTTAAGCACCCTCGTGCGTTCCATGGGGCTCTGAGCACCTCCCTCCTGAGtctgccccctctgcccctgctccacctggaCCCCCcactggggaggagaaggggcttcAGCTCGTGGAGGGTGCTGCCGTCTCAGCCCCATGGGctccccctgctctgtgcccagAGCTGCCTCCAGCCGATTGGGGCAAGGTGGGGCACAGGGGGCCTGAAAGCTGTGGGGAGGGACACGGGGTTGTCCCTCTCTTTCCCCGGTAACGGGCTGGGTATGTCCCCCAAGAAGTGGGTCCCAGCTTCCAAAGTGCCCCGGGGGCAGCTGCCCCTCTTTTAACCTCGATCCACCCTCCCGGACCCAGCTTCCATCCAGAAGGGTCAGTTGTTTTCCTCCTTTGCTCTCCATTAGGGCGAGGGACCTTGCACCAGGGTTGCCGGAGAGCAGAGGCCGTGTGCCAAGGGAGCTCTGGCCCGCTGGCCGGCCCTCAGAGCCTGGATGTTGGGCATCGTGGGCTGGAGCTGGGTTCGGCTGGTGATGCCAGGGCCCTGCCCGTGGCTGGCTTGGGCTGACGGGCGGGATCCTGAGCCAGTGTGTTTTGGTGGCTTTCAGATCCCAGCCAGTGCGTGGAGCCGCTCCCCTCCTACGTGTGGCCGAAGCAGGAAGTCCCGTATCCCAACCCCTGTGGGAACGGCTCTTTCCCCCCGCTGGGCACTCAGGAACTCCTCCACCCGGACGTGTCGGCGCCTCCGCCTCCCACCGCCGGCGCCTTCGCAGCAGGGGAGCTGCCCACCCAGAGCCCTGCCGGCAGCATGCCGCTGGGGGGGCCGGGCAGCCTGCAGAACCTGCCCCCCGGGGACGTGTCTctgcagcccatggaacagttcATCCCAGACCTGCTCATCAGCCCGCACATGCTGCCATGTAAGATCCTGCTCTGCCTAGGACCTAGCGCATCCTGGCTGCGTCCGTGCACTGCCCCTTCTAGGCTGGTGCACGGGCACTGGGCCTGCGAACTCTCCAGGGGGGCTACATGCCATTAGGTCTGGACAGTGCCTAGCGCCGGGACCATGCCGGCACGCGGCTCGTGACAGGAgtgaggcgggggggggaagcGTAGCGGTGTGACGGTAGCCCAGGACTATCAGGGCCCACCTGATTTCCCCGGCTAACAGGCTTGTCTCGCTCTCCCTGTGGCCAGTGACCGACCTGGAGCTCAAGTTCCACTACCGCGGGCGGCAGGCCAGCTCCCTGACCATCAGCAACCCCCACGGGTGCCGGCTCTtccacagcagcctggagcccacgCACGAGCAGGTGGAGCTCTTTGGGCCCGTGACGCTGGAGCAGGTGCGCTTCCCCAGCACCGAGCACATCCCCAACGAGAAGCAGCGCTTCTACACCCACCAGCTGCTGGATGTCATGGACCGGGGCCTCATACTGGAGCTGCAGGGCCAAGACATCTACGCAGTCCGGCTGTGCCAGTGTAAGGTCTTCTGGACGGGGCCCTGCGCCGGCGAGCGGGCCGGCCCCAACCCCATCGAGCGCGAGAGGAAGATCAAACTCTTCAGCCTGGAGAACTTCCTCAACGGTGAGCGGAGGGGCCgggggccagccctgccctgcccatcctggctccccggccccagccccggccTCCCCACATGGCGTCTCTGCCCCCAGTCCACTAGgacccctcctttctggccctgGCTCCTCCCACGCGGCTGGGGGGGTGTCGCTAGATGTTGGCCCTGCCCCTCATGCCATGTCTGTTGTGGGGCTCCCTAGGGCTCATCCTGTTCCAGAAGGGCCAGACCAGCACGCCGCCCCCCTTTGAAATCTTCCTCTGCTTCGGGGAGGAGTGGCCGGACCAGAAGCCAAAGGAGAAGAAACTTATCACCGTCCAGGTAAGGGGTCCCATGCTCGCTCTCGCCCCTGGGAGCAGGGCCTAGGGCCCCCTGACTGGGCCAACTGTGGGCCTGTCTGCTGGCTTGGCTCTGTTACAGATCCTTCACCCTCTCCCCGCTTGGCCCATCTTCCCCTTTCCCAGCCTGCCAGCTGTGGAACTGTGGCCTTGCAAGCCGGGGTGCCAGACTGCCCAAGGCCTGGACTGCGTGCACGCAGGCCAAGGCTAGAACGGGGATGTGCCAGCCGACCCCAGTGGGCCCCCAGGGAAGGCCGAGTGCTTGGGGCCGGTAGATGCCTACAGCTTGCAAAGGGGGATTGTGAGGGCTAGGGGTGGGTGCAATTCCCTTCCCAAGCATGGGGTCACCAGAGCATGTTGGGCTGGGAGCCTGGTGACTGATCAGTCCTGGATGGGGAACTCGGCCACCGATTCCTCGCTGCTCCCTCATTCAGCCGGCCCCTTGGTGCTGCCGGCCTCtccaccactcccctccctgggacAAGCTCAGGTATTATACCCGTGCTAAACAAGGCCTCCGCCCCGTGCAGCTTACGACCGAATCGCAGCTCTGGCCTGCCAGGAGGGGTGGAGACACAGCAGCAAGGGTAGGCTGTTAGCCGGCAGGGGtcaggtgctgggagcagggctggagcagggactcCAGAAAGGGGCTGGGTGACTCAGCCCAAGATCCTCCCAGGACGTGGGGGGCAGATCAGGGGTGGAGGCTGTGcgggggcaggagtgagctggctGCAGAGGGAAGCGGACTAGCTCTCTGCCTGCTCTCTGTCTGCCGCCCAGGTTGTGCCAGTGGCCGCCCGGATCCTGCTGGAGATGTTCTCTGGGGAGCTCTCCTGGTCAGCAGACAGCATCCGCCTACAGATCTCCCATCCGGACCTGAAAGACAAGATGGTGGAGCAGTTCAAGGAGCTGCATCAGCTCTGGCAAAACCAGCAGAGCCTGCAGGCCCACCCGGCCTCGAACCTGGAGCCAGGCCCGGGCCCTTGGGCAATGCAggccagcagcatgcagcagtgAGGACGTGGGCATGTCGCACACACTCacccacttcccctccctcctgacgGGCGCCTGGGTGAGCCTGGCCGTGCATGCCAGCCCCGAGGAGCGGGAGACGAGGCAAACGGATCTCTACAGGGCGGTGCTCCGCCGGATCCATTGGTACAGGCTGCCCAGCTCAGCTGCCCGCTCCACACCAACCTCCTAGCTGTGGACCCCAaaagggcagaggggagggggcctTCCTGCATGGGATGGATGGAGGCTGGCCCACATCATCACCTGCTGGGATTACACTAGGCTGCAGGCCAGGCCCCACCTTGCTACAGCACTGCAGGGACAGGCAAGGCCTGCGATGGAGGAAAGAGACTGTTAAACCCACGGCCCTGGGCACTTATGAAAACTGCCTGGTGGGtgggcagcaggtgctggggcTGCTGAAAGGACAGGCCTGGCCGACAGGCCCGATGCAGCCCACGAGCGTGAAGGAGCCCGAGGCAACACTGCAGTCACAGTATCTGGGAGCTGGTGTCACCCCCCCCGGGAACCAGCCTGGCACAAAGACGCAGCAAGGGAAGTGCTCAGCTGTTAATAAAAGCAACCACTTGCCTACGCccgtgtatatgtgtgtgtgtcccctcACTTCCCCCATCAGGACAGGAAGGGGGCCGGCCCAGGGTGCGTTCAGCATATGGAAAAGCACAAGCCAAGCTCTTGTGCTCATTGGAACGTTTCTGCACCCAGGGCCCAGCCCACGctatgggggaagagggagcgaCATCGTATTCTGATGTCTGTAGTGATCACAGCATTAAGGGCTCGCACGGGGCTTGGCCTGCTGGGACCATAGGCAGCATTTGACCTACAGAGTCTCAGCCTGGGGCTGGACTCGGCCCGGGGTGTTTGCAGGCCTGGCGGGTAGAGTACACCAGCGTGGGTGTGGGAAACTGACCAAACCGCCCCGGTTCTGGCTCCAGCCCAatggctgggggcaggacccctgCTGCTCCCGGCTCCATTAGGGCCACGCGCTACAGTGGAGCCAGGCCAGCAAGGAGCCGAACCCGCTACAGTCAGAGCCTGAAGCTTTAACCACTTAGCCGCTGCCTGCCAGCATAGCCTCCTCAGCAGTGGGTAACAGCTCCCCCAGCATTAGTCACAGCGGTGGCCCAGGCTCCCTGACGTCCAACAAGGGGGGATAACAAAGCCCCAGCTGGCCCAGCTGTGTCAACATTCCCGTccccggggctctggcctgggcagTTTTAAAGGTGCCACGCAACAGCACTTCCTCTGAGCCTGGCCCCAGCTTGCCCTGCGTGGAAGCTGGGCTAAGAGGTTCCCCTcgctgcaggctctgaggtgtTGCAGCAGAATCCCCTTGTGCCAGCTGTGTCCGTGTGCCGCTCTCCTCACCTTGCCTCAGGGTAGAGCGTCATGCCAAGGATGCGGCCCTTTGTACCCAACCTACAGCAGAGCACGACCTGAGTCTTACCAGCCAGCCTGTTCCCGTGGCAGCAACTTGACAGCTGCGTGCCTGGTACACAGACCTGGGTCTGACTCAAATTGCTTGTAAACGTAGGGTTAGACCCATGCTGATCTTTCATGGTCAAGGCAGGTTTTAGTGCAGAGGGTCTGGTTACCTTTCCGTGGCTGgtggagggctggggagcagggcataAGAACATGAACAGCCggactgggtcagacaaaagctCCATCCAGTCCactgtcctgtctgccgacagtggccaatgccaggtgccccagagggagtgaccctaacaggcaatgatcaagtgatctttctcctgccatccatctccatcctctaacaaacagaggctagggacaccattccttacccaccctggctaacagccatttatggacttagccaccatgaatttatctagttctcttttaaacactgttatagtccagccttcacaacctcctcaggtaaggagttccacaggttgactgtgcactgcgtgaagaagaacttccttttatttgtttaaaacctgctgcccattaatttcatttggtggcccctagttcttgtattatgggaataagtaaataacttttccttatctactttctccacatcactcatgattttatacacctctatcatatccccccttagtctcctcttttccaagctgaagagtcctagcctctttaatctctcctcatatgggacccgttccaaacccctaatcattttagttgcccttctctgaatcttttctagtgccagtgtatcttttttgagatgagaccacatatGTACGCAGTGTTCGAGATGTGGcagtaccatcgatttatataagggcaataatatattctcagtcttattctctatcccctttttaatgattcctaatatcctgtttgcttttttgaccaccgctgcacactgtgtggacgtcttcagagagctatccacgatgacgccaagatctttttcctgactcgctgTAGCTAAATCATCCCCCATCATATCGTAcgtataattggggttatttttcccatgtgcattactttacatttatccacattaaatttcatttgccattttgttgcccaatcacttagttttgtgagatctttttgaatcttcacagtctgctttggtcttaactatcttgagcagtttagtatcatcagcaaactttgccacctcactttttacccatctccagatcatttatgaataagttgaataggattggtcctaggactgatccttggggaacaccactagttacccctttccattctgagaatttaccattaattcctaccttgttccctgtcttttaaccagttctcaatccatgaaaggaccttcccttttatcccatgacaccttaatttacataagagcctttggtgagggaccttgtcaaaggctttctggaaatctaagtacactacgtccACTGGATCGCCCTTGTCCagatgtttgttgaccccttcaaagaactctaatagattagtaagacacgatttcccttcacagaaaccatgttgacttttgcccaacaatttacgTCCTTTTAtgggtctgacaattttattctttacgattgtttcaactaatttgcccggtaccaacgttagacttaccagtctgtaattgccagaatcacctctagagccctttttaaatattggcattacattagctaacttccagttgTTAGGTACAGAgtccgatttaaaggacaggttacaaaccgtAGTTCACAGTTCTGCAACGTCACATcggagttctttcagaactcttgggtgaatgccatctggtcccggtaaCTTGTTagtgttaagtttatcaattaattccaaatcctcctctagtgacacttcaatctgtgacagttcctcagatttgtcacctacaaaagccagctaagatttgggaatctccctaacatcctcagccgtgaagacggaagcaaagaatccatttagtttctctgcaatgactttatcatctttaagcactccttttgtatctcgatcatccaggggccccactgcttgtttagcaggcttcctgcttctgatgtacttaaaaaacattttattaccttttgagtttttggctagccgttctttaAACTCTTCTTTGGCaaacataagaatagccagactgggtcagaccaagggtccatctagccctgtatcctgtcttccaacaatggccaatgccaggtgccacagaggaaATGAGCAGAacagaatcatcaagtgatccatactattgctcattctcagcttctggcaaccaGAGGCATCCCTACCCATTGTGGccaatacccattgatggacctgtcctccatgaatttatctagttcttttttgaaccctgttatagtcttggacttcacaccatcctctggcaaagagttccacaggttgtgcattgtgtgaagaaatacttcctgctgcctattaatttaatttggtgaccccctacTTCTTGTGTTGAGTAAATAAAGCTTTCTTatatactttctccacaccagtcatgattttatagagctcaATCATATCTACCGTGTCGTCCctgttccaagctgaaaagtcccagtcttattaatccctccccatatggaagccgttccagaccccaaattatttttgttgcccttttctgaattccaatatatcttttttgagatggggtcaccacatctgcacacagtattcaagatgtgggcataccatggatttatataaagacaatatgttattttctgtcatcttatctatccctttattgattattcccaacattctgttcgctgttctggctgccgctgcacattgagtggatgatttcagagaactctccacaatgactccaagatcttccttgagtggcaacagctaatttagaccccatcattttctatgtatagttgggatcatgttttccaatgtcaaatactttgcttttaaaacactgaatttcatcttccattttgttgcccagtcaccccgtTTTGAGagctttttgtagctcttcacaaagTCTGCTCTGGACTTtagtatcttgagtagttttttatcatctgcaaattttgccacctcaccgttaACCATAAAcggtctggaaaaaggggtaaaatagGACTAGGCCCAATACAGACCcccgggggacaccactatttacctctctccattctgaaaactgaccatttattcctgccatTTGcatcctgtcttttaaccagtactgatccatgagagaacctccCCTCTTAACCCGTGACAGgtgactttgcttaagagcctttggtgcaggaacttctcaaaggctttctgaaaatctaagtacactatatccacttgttctgccttgtccacatgcttgacGACACCCTCCAAGAATTATAGTAAatcggtgaggcatgatttccctttacaaaacacatgttgactcttccccaacacattATATTAATCTACatatctgacaattttgttcttgtagtttcaaccagtttgcccggtaccgaagtcaggtttactggcctgtaattgccagggtcacctctggagctctttttaaaaattgccatcacattagctgtcctccagtcattgggtaggttagttagtagttctgcaatttcacatttgggttccttcagaactcttgggtgataccatctagtcctggtgacttattactgtttaatttatcaatttgttccaaaacctcctctaacatCACCTCTATTTGAGATGGTTCCTCAGgttttggaaatctccctcacatcctctgccatgaagacaaatgcaaagaattcatttagtttctctacagtggccttattgtccttgagtgctcctttagcacctcgatcatccagtggccccactggttggttagcaggctccctgcttctgatgtacttaaaaaacattgctATTACTTCTTGAGgctttggctagctgttcctcaaattcttttttagccttcctaattgtatttcttcacttcacttgccagagtttatgctcctttctattttcctcagtaggatttaacttccacattttcaaggatgcctttttgcctctcactgcttcttttgctTTCTTGTTTAGTCACAggggctcttttttggttctcattttttaatttggggtatatgtttaaactgagcctctattatggtgcctttaaagtttccatgcagcttgcagggatttcacttctgGTGCTGAACcttgtttcactaacctcctccttttttgtgtcgttgttcccctttctgaaattaaatgctacaaagCCTGATCCTAGCACAGTCAGTGGCAGATGAGCACCAGCTGGTGCGGCCAAACAGCCTGGGTGGATGATACCTGATTCTCAGTGCGTGTGGGCCCTATGCTGGCCACCTGAGGGAACTGCTCACCAGCACCTTTGAG contains:
- the IRF5 gene encoding interferon regulatory factor 5, whose product is MNAHPRRIRLKPWLIAQVNSNQYPGLQWVNPEQKLFCIPWRHATRHIPTQDDENTVFKAWAKETGKYNEGVDEPDPAKWKANLRCALNKSREFKLIYDGTKDTPMQPYKIYEVYEGHQPNGDSLAGDDHAFCPGEEEEELQKLTTLTIADPSQCVEPLPSYVWPKQEVPYPNPCGNGSFPPLGTQELLHPDVSAPPPPTAGAFAAGELPTQSPAGSMPLGGPGSLQNLPPGDVSLQPMEQFIPDLLISPHMLPLTDLELKFHYRGRQASSLTISNPHGCRLFHSSLEPTHEQVELFGPVTLEQVRFPSTEHIPNEKQRFYTHQLLDVMDRGLILELQGQDIYAVRLCQCKVFWTGPCAGERAGPNPIERERKIKLFSLENFLNGLILFQKGQTSTPPPFEIFLCFGEEWPDQKPKEKKLITVQVVPVAARILLEMFSGELSWSADSIRLQISHPDLKDKMVEQFKELHQLWQNQQSLQAHPASNLEPGPGPWAMQASSMQQ